The following is a genomic window from Candidatus Moraniibacteriota bacterium.
AGCCCCACCAAGCTCAAGCCAACCAGCACCTCGGCATGACGAACATCCCGTACCACCGCAAGCAAGACAGGAAATATCGAATTCAAACCCTGGTTCAACAAAAGGAAAATAACTGGGACGGAGCCGAACATGAACAACTTTCCCAAAGAACCGCGAGAAAAAAAATTCTGCCATATACTTAAGATTCCCAACGTTCGCCGACTTCTCAACAGCAAGCATCTCAAACTGATGAAATGTGTGTTCATGCGTCGAATCCGTTGCTTCAGCCCGAAAACATCTCCCCGGAACAATAACTCGAAACGGCGGGGTATGCGTTTCCATGTATCTGGCCTGAATCGCGGATGTTTGAGATCGAAGCGCTAGTCGGTCATTTTTTTTCTTTTCAACTCCCTGCTCCCTGTTTATTTTTCCTTGCTCATTGATTCCTGATTTTAGCCAGAATGTATCTTGCATATCTCTCGCCGGGTGGTGCGCCGGCATGTTCAAAGCATCAAAGTTATAAAACTCTGTCTCGACTTCAGGACCGTCAGCAATATCAAACCCGAGCGACCGAAAAATCTTATAAATCTCCCGTTCCACCTGCGTTAGAATATGAAGATGTCCGACCGGAAGCACGTCTCCCGGATCCGTCACATCGATCCATTCCTTCTCCGCATCGAAGCTCGCCGATTCCAATCGTGCTGTCGCCGCTTCACACGCTTCGACAATCTCTCGCTTTGCCACATTGGCACGACCTCCCAGCTCGCGCCGTTCCTCCGGCGAAAGCGTCGAAAGACTCTTCAAAAACTGCGTGAGCGCACTCTTCCGCCCCAAGAATTCCACCTGGCTCTCTCGCAGCATATCCAAACTCTCCACCCTCTCAAACGCCGAGACCGCCAGCCGTTTCAGCTCATCCAAAGTATCTGTATTCATACCCCTCATTGTATCCACACCCCTCTCCGCTGTCAAAAAGAAACGATCACCTCATATATACTTGTTCTAAGGAGGTGACCGTTGAATGTAAAGACTATGATGAAGACCTCTTCTTTCTTCCTCCGGATAACTTCTTATCCTTCCGATTTTTTCGACCATTCCTCCTATTGGCATGCAGTTTATGCGCTCGCGTGCCCTCTTTATAGGTGGTAATAGTGCGATTCGGAGCCACAACAACGGTGATATAAATTCCATTTATGACAACCGTTACTCTTTGTGGCTGAGCAAATCTTACTTTCAAAAGAATTCTCTGCACCTTCTGAAGTAGCTGAGCTCTTACTTCTTCAGGAATACGTCTTACTAACTTCCCACAGAAATGAACGCTGAAATGAGAAGACATTTTGAATATACCTCCAATCAGAGTAAGAAGAATACTTCGCGAGAAATATGAAAATGTAAAGAAAAGAACTGGATCAGAAAACTACTCGGGCAAAATCTTTCTTGCCACACCTTACTATCAATGATTTACCAAAATTTGTCAAGATGAAATCACGATCGGTGATTTTATTTCCATCCACCTCAACACCGCCCTGTTCGATCTTGCGCCGGGCATCGCCCCGACTCGTTGCAAATCCTTCTTGTGCCAGAAAATCAAGCAGACTCATATCGCCAGTCAATTTCACCTCATGAATGTCATCCGGAATTTCCCGTTTCGAAAAAGTAGAGACAAAATGATTCTCAGCTTCACGCGCCGCCTCACTGTCATAATACAGCTTCACGATTTCGAAACCGAGCCGGAGTTTCGTATCACGGGGATTATTTTCCCGCAAAAGAGCGCTGATTTCTTCCATTGGCACGCGCGTGCAGTGCACAAAATAGCTCTCGATGAGTTCGTCGGGAATGCTCATGACCTTCCCGAGCATATCTTTCGATTCATCGGTCAGATTGATCGTATTCCCCCAGCTCGAACTCATCTTTCGTCCATCGGTACCGAGAATAAGATTGGTTGTGAGAATATCCTGCGGGGATTTCCCCATACGCTCCTGGAGTCGCCGCCCGGCAAGCAAATTAAACCGTTGATCCGTACCGCCAATTTCCACATCTGCGGAAACCTCAAAACTATCATGCCCCTGCATCAGCGGATAAAGCATCTCGCGAAGCGAGACGCGCTTTCCGGCATCGAGGCGTTTCCGGATGTTATCACGAGCAATAAACTCAGCCACCGAAAAAGCATCCGCCTCTTTCCCGATTTCGGAAAAACCCAGTCGAGAGAGCCACGTCGAATTGGCATGAATCTCCACGCGCGACATATCGAGGATCTTTCCCGCCTGCTCCGCATAGGTCGCCATATTGGCATGCACATCATCTTCAGAGAGCATCGGGCGCTCCGATTCCTTGTCGCTTGTATCACCGATCTGCCCGGTAAAATCGCCAACAATAAAGACAATCGTATGGCCCAGTTTCTGAAAATCCCGAAGTTTGAGAAGTGATACCGAACGCCCAAGATGAATATTCGGACTCGTCGGGTCAATACCGAGCTTCACCCGCAACTTTTCCCCGGAGAGAAGGCGCAACTTCAAATGCTCCCAGTCGATCACCTCTGCCACACCGCGCGAAAGCAACTCGTCTATTTGTTTTTCAAGCTTCTGTTTTTCTGAATCCATAACAATTTAATCTTTTATATTCTACCGACTTTACACATCATCCCTTCTCGTCATTCCCGCGAAGGCGGGAATCCAGTCACCACCCGCTAAACACAAACACTCTACAAAAAAATTTGCAGTATACCCTCTGAAAGTTTGTGGAACCTGGTTTCCCGCCTTCGCGGGAATGACGCCGTTTTAAATTCCCATTTTCCTTCGCGCCAAGCGGTACTGATCATCGGACATCATGCCGCTCTTCCTCGCTTGTTCAAGCTGTGCCAAGATTTCATCCTTATGCTTCATGATATTCTTCGGCGTCATCGCCTTCTTGAGGATTTTCTCTCGCTCCGCCGGCGACATTTTCATGAGCTGTTTCATGGCAAACTTTTGAAACACACCCATATTTTTCGGATCCGGCGCACCCGGCATCGAAGCGAGTTGTTCTTCAAAACTTCGTTCATCTTTCTTCTCAACAACTTTTGGCTTCTTTTCATCTTTCGGTTTCTTGGAAAATGGATTCCACATAAATTCGCAATTACTATTCTACTGTTCTACTGTTCAAACACTCGCTACAAACGATACCCTGCCGAAACTCACAGATTCCTGAAAAAGAACAGAAAGATGTGTTTTCTGTAGCAAACAACTATTTTCTCCTGATACCCTTCTTTCGTCTTTTCTGACGACGCTTGGTTAATGGAGAAATGACCGATGGAGAAGAGGCCTCCGCACCGGGCGTCACAGGAGCTGAACCAAGAACCCCATCACCAAGTCCCAAAGAGGTCGGAGATGAAACAGATCGAGATACGACTTCCCTTCCGGCCGATTTTTGTTTTGATTCTTTTTTCTTTGCATTCCCAGCCAAGGAAAGTTCGGCTTTCCGAAGCAGACGCTTCTTCCGGAAAATAT
Proteins encoded in this region:
- the pheS gene encoding phenylalanine--tRNA ligase subunit alpha, with the protein product MNTDTLDELKRLAVSAFERVESLDMLRESQVEFLGRKSALTQFLKSLSTLSPEERRELGGRANVAKREIVEACEAATARLESASFDAEKEWIDVTDPGDVLPVGHLHILTQVEREIYKIFRSLGFDIADGPEVETEFYNFDALNMPAHHPARDMQDTFWLKSGINEQGKINREQGVEKKKNDRLALRSQTSAIQARYMETHTPPFRVIVPGRCFRAEATDSTHEHTFHQFEMLAVEKSANVGNLKYMAEFFFSRFFGKVVHVRLRPSYFPFVEPGFEFDISCLACGGTGCSSCRGAGWLELGGAGMVNQNVFVSAGYDRDRYQGYAWGFGLERLAMMQYKIPDVRLFQSGDLRFLNQF
- a CDS encoding tyrosine--tRNA ligase, yielding MDSEKQKLEKQIDELLSRGVAEVIDWEHLKLRLLSGEKLRVKLGIDPTSPNIHLGRSVSLLKLRDFQKLGHTIVFIVGDFTGQIGDTSDKESERPMLSEDDVHANMATYAEQAGKILDMSRVEIHANSTWLSRLGFSEIGKEADAFSVAEFIARDNIRKRLDAGKRVSLREMLYPLMQGHDSFEVSADVEIGGTDQRFNLLAGRRLQERMGKSPQDILTTNLILGTDGRKMSSSWGNTINLTDESKDMLGKVMSIPDELIESYFVHCTRVPMEEISALLRENNPRDTKLRLGFEIVKLYYDSEAAREAENHFVSTFSKREIPDDIHEVKLTGDMSLLDFLAQEGFATSRGDARRKIEQGGVEVDGNKITDRDFILTNFGKSLIVRCGKKDFARVVF